A single window of Dermacentor albipictus isolate Rhodes 1998 colony chromosome 1, USDA_Dalb.pri_finalv2, whole genome shotgun sequence DNA harbors:
- the LOC135906656 gene encoding protein tiptop-like isoform X4, which translates to MQDDVAAEPAALKEEPDDREVPLRKTSTPARDEAPPVLAPMVVVKKEEEEEEGDDINEEAAGEEDAPLDFSLKKPSGSDVAESGDEDMPVAEGPSANGATDSPLDLSVSRRRARTVPHEHKPAKLGRLDPTPGGPWLGARMPSAPTPVSMGARAIGSEPHHQHHSWNGKVKRERSTSSELGHATSSAMKIAFPEKTSAKGDAFRPASNRQNPWQSQWISRSGEQTKDVFTCVWCKESFQSLADMTLHMKQSPRCGMAGMHAAAPPPPPVSAGHTTPPPPKLTATPPGASGATTKDGVPLPRKLVRGQDVWLGKGAEQTRQILKCMWCGQSFKSLADMTTHMRVTQHYTNIISQEQIISWRTPEDKLANQSQVNAVLTCKVCDQAFGSLKELSYHMVKNSHYKEHILRSITEGGGRRRQTRERRKKSLPVRKLLELERMEMTARTGAPSNQTSPSPLGAAESDGKIACEECAEKVDAKDFVQHIKSCSRSQQLLKTALQQQARPEPCSSNESRKSAEDDTPPPPPPPLESPRPQSAEPDRAASAESEKRPNSTSSSSTSVLNAIERLIEKSFDSKGKRGGPTSAGILQRLGIDEEVYPPWHPAGSPRYGAIKSAGHSPRLTGGLASPCPSEETPANHASPRSGVSSPDKDAEPPVLDPERLSQPRSPAESVSTRASSPGADDLVIADGLPSRRSSERGGPDTDDLSSSSSCDTPLAEMKTASPKAKQNPRAASSSRSRRGQHNGEGDAVSDHPLKELQKLLDKTDAHLSRANAPQAASPGSILAFSWACNDAATSDSLMKCAFCDTHFVSKGAYRHHLSKMHFIKDGSAATPSDSPTWKAKEPAPKEASQGAAGSHGPAGSPAASPPASSPAAPADESPHSKFLKYTELAKQLSSKYV; encoded by the coding sequence ATGCAAGATGATGTGGCTGCCGAGCCGGCGGCACTCAAAGAGGAGCCGGACGACCGAGAAGTACCGCTGCGCAAGACCAGCACCCCTGCGCGCGACGAGGCGCCACCGGTCCTTGCGCCCATGGTCGTCGTCAAGaaggaggaagaagaggaagaaggggATGACATCAACGAAGAGGCTGCGGGCGAAGAGGACGCCCCGCTGGACTTTAGCCTCAAGAAGCCATCGGGAAGCGATGTGGCGGAGTCCGGGGATGAAGACATGCCGGTCGCGGAAGGCCCCTCAGCTAACGGGGCCACCGATTCGCCTCTAGACTTGTCGGTGTCACGACGAAGAGCGCGAACGGTACCGCACGAACACAAACCTGCGAAACTGGGCCGGCTAGACCCGACTCCCGGAGGGCCCTGGCTTGGGGCTCGAATGCCGTCAGCTCCGACGCCAGTGAGCATGGGCGCCAGGGCTATTGGCTCTGAGCCACATCACCAGCATCACTCTTGGAACGGCAAGGTTAAACGAGAACGAAGCACCTCGTCCGAATTAGGTCATGCAACGAGCTCTGCGATGAAAATAGCCTTTCCTGAAAAGACATCTGCCAAGGGAGATGCGTTCCGACCAGCCTCGAACAGGCAGAACCCGTGGCAAAGTCAATGGATCAGTCGGAGTGGTGAGCAGACCAAGGATGTCTTCACGTGTGTCTGGTGCAAGGAATCGTTTCAGTCACTGGCAGACATGACGCTGCACATGAAGCAATCTCCACGCTGCGGCATGGCTGGGATGCATGCAGCTGCACCGCCACCGCCGCCCGTATCAGCAGGCCATACCACTCCTCCCCCGCCAAAGCTTACGGCCACACCTCCAGGTGCCTCTGGCGCAACCACGAAAGACGGCGTGCCCCTGCCCCGAAAGCTGGTTCGTGGCCAAGACGTCTGGCTGGGAAAAGGCGCTGAACAGACGAGGCAGATCCTCAAGTGCATGTGGTGCGGACAGTCGTTCAAGTCGCTTGCCGACATGACAACGCACATGAGGGTCACGCAGCACTACACAAATATAATCAGCCAGGAGCAGATAATTTCGTGGCGGACTCCGGAGGACAAGCTCGCTAATCAGTCGCAAGTCAACGCGGTACTCACGTGTAAGGTCTGCGACCAGGCGTTCGGCTCGTTGAAAGAACTCAGCTACCACATGGTGAAGAACTCTCATTACAAGGAACATATTCTCCGCTCCATTACTGAAGGTGGTGGGCGGCGCCGACAGACGCGTGAACGGCGCAAGAAGTCCCTGCCTGTTCGCAAGCTGCTCGAACTGGAACGTATGGAGATGACGGCACGTACTGGAGCACCGAGCAACCAGACGTCGCCAAGTCCGCTTGGCGCTGCTGAGTCCGACGGCAAGATTGCCTGCGAAGAGTGCGCCGAGAAGGTGGACGCCAAAGACTTTGTCCAGCACATCAAAAGCTGCAGCCGCTCGCAGCAGTTGCTCAAGACCGCGTTGCAACAGCAGGCTAGACCCGAGCCCTGCTCTTCCAACGAGTCGCGCAAAAGCGCCGAGGACGATACGCCtccgcctccgccgccgccgctggagtCGCCGCGTCCGCAGTCTGCCGAGCCCGATCGCGCGGCCTCCGCCGAGTCGGAGAAGAGGCCCAATTCCACGTCATCGTCTTCAACGTCGGTCCTCAACGCCATCGAAAGACTCATCGAGAAGAGTTTCGACAGTAAAGGCAAGCGCGGAGGGCCTACGTCGGCTGGGATACTGCAGCGACTCGGCATCGACGAGGAAGTCTACCCTCCATGGCACCCAGCGGGCTCACCTCGCTACGGTGCCATCAAGTCGGCTGGCCACTCGCCACGGCTGACGGGAGGCCTCGCGTCGCCGTGCCCCTCCGAAGAGACGCCGGCCAACCACGCTTCGCCCCGCAGCGGCGTGTCTTCGCCTGACAAGGACGCGGAGCCGCCCGTGCTCGACCCGGAGCGCCTCAGCCAACCTCGGTCGCCCGCGGAGTCCGTGTCGACGAGAGCCAGCTCGCCGGGCGCAGACGACCTGGTGATCGCGGACGGGTTGCCTTCCCGGAGGTCGTCTGAGCGCGGCGGGCCGGACACGGACGATCTGTCGTCGTCCTCGTCTTGCGACACGCCGCTGGCCGAGATGAAGACGGCATCTCCCAAGGCCAAGCAGAACCCGCGAGCCGCGAGCTCGTCGCGCTCCAGGCGCGGCCAGCACAACGGCGAAGGCGACGCGGTCTCGGACCATCCGCTCAAGGAGCTGCAGAAACTGCTGGACAAGACGGACGCGCACCTGTCGCGCGCCAATGCGCCGCAGGCGGCGAGCCCTGGCTCTATCCTGGCTTTCAGCTGGGCCTGCAACGACGCAGCCACTTCGGACTCGCTCATGAAGTGCGCCTTCTGCGATACACACTTCGTGTCCAAGGGCGCCTACCGGCACCACCTCTCCAAGATGCACTTCATCAAGGACGGCTCTGCGGCGACGCCGAGTGATTCGCCCACCTGGAAGGCCAAGGAGCCGGCGCCCAAGGAGGCGTCGCAGGGCGCCGCAGGCAGCCACGGACCGGCTGGTTCGCCAGCTGCCTCGCCGCCGGCCAGCTCGCCAGCGGCTCCTGCCGACGAGAGCCCGCACTCTAAGTTTCTCAAGTACACGGAACTGGCCAAGCAGTTGTCCAGTAAGTACGTGTGA